The following are encoded in a window of Labrus bergylta chromosome 16, fLabBer1.1, whole genome shotgun sequence genomic DNA:
- the LOC109989189 gene encoding uncharacterized protein isoform X2, with protein MKGKMCLFLTLMISPCLGRSLGCPQKIISCKELKSADGFSYSHECSDANKIFVDQNETKIARYMSGRYEYLHPWMNLNKTSFFTKNCTDLRIKCTVPSGRHVEDVCLSYKIYENLPTPVTNDSSENIPPSVSKDLKLVLFIGSVGVAAFFLAVLCWRKNACLKKTLWAQMDGNHRAVFKLMQPAIGQHAADQNGRNSMLESVQVQSIDSQADGETPQTPQTQSLDNIYNNGTQLSKVGGIDVPDGVSELRSMHRNLRDDPGGVTDGKEKDIDENRDMQNGRPLVERGPKEDENERKPLIPSQGDSIARSDMTGEAAALVDKSCPDPDQDDDVKSASNMK; from the exons ATGAAgggtaaaatgtgtttatttctaaCCCTGATGATATCACCCTGTCTTGGAAGAAGCCTAG GTTGCCCTCAAAAAATCATATCATGCAAAGAGCTAAAGTCTGCGGATGGTTTTAGTTACTCACATGAGTGTTCAGatgcaaataaaatatttgtggACCAAAACGAG ACAAAGATTGCTCGATACATGTCTGGACGTTATGAGTATTTGCATCCATGGATGAATCTTAACAAGACTTCATTCTTCACCAAGAATTGCACAGACCTGCGAATAAAGTGCACAGTCCCTTCT GGACGGCATGTAGAAGATGTCTGCTTGTCGTATAAAATATATG AGAACCTACCAACTCCTGTTACCAACGATTCATCAGAGAACATACCGCCAAGTGTTTCCAAAGATTTAAAACTAGTCCTCT TTATTGGATCAGTTGGGGTAGCGGCGTTCTTCTTGGCAGTGCTGTGTTGGCGCAAAAACGCATGCCTAAAAAA GACCCTGTGGGCTCAGATGGATGGCAACCACCGCGCTGTCTTCAA GTTGATGCAGCCTGCGATTGGTCAACATGCAGCTGATCAAAATGGGAGAAATAGCATGCTTGAGAGCGTGCAAGTTCAAAG TATTGATTCTCAAGCTGATGGAGAGACTCCTCAAACTCCTCAAACTCAAAGTCTGGACAACATCTACAACAATGGAACCCAGCTGTCCAAAGT TGGAGGCATAGATGTCCCTGATGGAGTCTCTGAACTGCGATCCATGCACAG GAACCTGAGAGATGACCCAGGAGGAGTGACTGACGGCAAAGAGAAAGACATTGATGA gaacAGGGACATGCAGAATGGACGGCCTCTCGTTGAGCGTGGTCCTAAAGAAGATGAGAATGAGAGAAAGCCACTGATACCAAGTCAGGG AGATTCCATCGCACGCTCTGACATGACAGGTGAAGCTGCAGCTCTGGTGGACAAGAGCTGCCCCGACCCCGACCAGGATGATGACGTGAAGTCAGCATCCAACATGAAGTAA
- the LOC109989189 gene encoding uncharacterized protein isoform X1, translating to MKGKMCLFLTLMISPCLGRSLGCPQKIISCKELKSADGFSYSHECSDANKIFVDQNETKIARYMSGRYEYLHPWMNLNKTSFFTKNCTDLRIKCTVPSGRHVEDVCLSYKIYENLPTPVTNDSSENIPPSVSKDLKLVLFCCLVIGSVGVAAFFLAVLCWRKNACLKKTLWAQMDGNHRAVFKLMQPAIGQHAADQNGRNSMLESVQVQSIDSQADGETPQTPQTQSLDNIYNNGTQLSKVGGIDVPDGVSELRSMHRNLRDDPGGVTDGKEKDIDENRDMQNGRPLVERGPKEDENERKPLIPSQGDSIARSDMTGEAAALVDKSCPDPDQDDDVKSASNMK from the exons ATGAAgggtaaaatgtgtttatttctaaCCCTGATGATATCACCCTGTCTTGGAAGAAGCCTAG GTTGCCCTCAAAAAATCATATCATGCAAAGAGCTAAAGTCTGCGGATGGTTTTAGTTACTCACATGAGTGTTCAGatgcaaataaaatatttgtggACCAAAACGAG ACAAAGATTGCTCGATACATGTCTGGACGTTATGAGTATTTGCATCCATGGATGAATCTTAACAAGACTTCATTCTTCACCAAGAATTGCACAGACCTGCGAATAAAGTGCACAGTCCCTTCT GGACGGCATGTAGAAGATGTCTGCTTGTCGTATAAAATATATG AGAACCTACCAACTCCTGTTACCAACGATTCATCAGAGAACATACCGCCAAGTGTTTCCAAAGATTTAAAACTAGTCCTCT TCTGTTGTCTAGTTATTGGATCAGTTGGGGTAGCGGCGTTCTTCTTGGCAGTGCTGTGTTGGCGCAAAAACGCATGCCTAAAAAA GACCCTGTGGGCTCAGATGGATGGCAACCACCGCGCTGTCTTCAA GTTGATGCAGCCTGCGATTGGTCAACATGCAGCTGATCAAAATGGGAGAAATAGCATGCTTGAGAGCGTGCAAGTTCAAAG TATTGATTCTCAAGCTGATGGAGAGACTCCTCAAACTCCTCAAACTCAAAGTCTGGACAACATCTACAACAATGGAACCCAGCTGTCCAAAGT TGGAGGCATAGATGTCCCTGATGGAGTCTCTGAACTGCGATCCATGCACAG GAACCTGAGAGATGACCCAGGAGGAGTGACTGACGGCAAAGAGAAAGACATTGATGA gaacAGGGACATGCAGAATGGACGGCCTCTCGTTGAGCGTGGTCCTAAAGAAGATGAGAATGAGAGAAAGCCACTGATACCAAGTCAGGG AGATTCCATCGCACGCTCTGACATGACAGGTGAAGCTGCAGCTCTGGTGGACAAGAGCTGCCCCGACCCCGACCAGGATGATGACGTGAAGTCAGCATCCAACATGAAGTAA
- the LOC109989189 gene encoding uncharacterized protein isoform X3 produces the protein MKGKMCLFLTLMISPCLGRSLGCPQKIISCKELKSADGFSYSHECSDANKIFVDQNETKIARYMSGRYEYLHPWMNLNKTSFFTKNCTDLRIKCTVPSGRHVEDVCLSYKIYENLPTPVTNDSSENIPPSVSKDLKLVLFCCLVIGSVGVAAFFLAVLCWRKNACLKKTLWAQMDGNHRAVFKLMQPAIGQHAADQNGRNSMLESVIDSQADGETPQTPQTQSLDNIYNNGTQLSKVGGIDVPDGVSELRSMHRNLRDDPGGVTDGKEKDIDENRDMQNGRPLVERGPKEDENERKPLIPSQGDSIARSDMTGEAAALVDKSCPDPDQDDDVKSASNMK, from the exons ATGAAgggtaaaatgtgtttatttctaaCCCTGATGATATCACCCTGTCTTGGAAGAAGCCTAG GTTGCCCTCAAAAAATCATATCATGCAAAGAGCTAAAGTCTGCGGATGGTTTTAGTTACTCACATGAGTGTTCAGatgcaaataaaatatttgtggACCAAAACGAG ACAAAGATTGCTCGATACATGTCTGGACGTTATGAGTATTTGCATCCATGGATGAATCTTAACAAGACTTCATTCTTCACCAAGAATTGCACAGACCTGCGAATAAAGTGCACAGTCCCTTCT GGACGGCATGTAGAAGATGTCTGCTTGTCGTATAAAATATATG AGAACCTACCAACTCCTGTTACCAACGATTCATCAGAGAACATACCGCCAAGTGTTTCCAAAGATTTAAAACTAGTCCTCT TCTGTTGTCTAGTTATTGGATCAGTTGGGGTAGCGGCGTTCTTCTTGGCAGTGCTGTGTTGGCGCAAAAACGCATGCCTAAAAAA GACCCTGTGGGCTCAGATGGATGGCAACCACCGCGCTGTCTTCAA GTTGATGCAGCCTGCGATTGGTCAACATGCAGCTGATCAAAATGGGAGAAATAGCATGCTTGAGAGCGT TATTGATTCTCAAGCTGATGGAGAGACTCCTCAAACTCCTCAAACTCAAAGTCTGGACAACATCTACAACAATGGAACCCAGCTGTCCAAAGT TGGAGGCATAGATGTCCCTGATGGAGTCTCTGAACTGCGATCCATGCACAG GAACCTGAGAGATGACCCAGGAGGAGTGACTGACGGCAAAGAGAAAGACATTGATGA gaacAGGGACATGCAGAATGGACGGCCTCTCGTTGAGCGTGGTCCTAAAGAAGATGAGAATGAGAGAAAGCCACTGATACCAAGTCAGGG AGATTCCATCGCACGCTCTGACATGACAGGTGAAGCTGCAGCTCTGGTGGACAAGAGCTGCCCCGACCCCGACCAGGATGATGACGTGAAGTCAGCATCCAACATGAAGTAA
- the LOC109989189 gene encoding uncharacterized protein isoform X4 yields the protein MSGRYEYLHPWMNLNKTSFFTKNCTDLRIKCTVPSGRHVEDVCLSYKIYENLPTPVTNDSSENIPPSVSKDLKLVLFCCLVIGSVGVAAFFLAVLCWRKNACLKKTLWAQMDGNHRAVFKLMQPAIGQHAADQNGRNSMLESVQVQSIDSQADGETPQTPQTQSLDNIYNNGTQLSKVGGIDVPDGVSELRSMHRNLRDDPGGVTDGKEKDIDENRDMQNGRPLVERGPKEDENERKPLIPSQGDSIARSDMTGEAAALVDKSCPDPDQDDDVKSASNMK from the exons ATGTCTGGACGTTATGAGTATTTGCATCCATGGATGAATCTTAACAAGACTTCATTCTTCACCAAGAATTGCACAGACCTGCGAATAAAGTGCACAGTCCCTTCT GGACGGCATGTAGAAGATGTCTGCTTGTCGTATAAAATATATG AGAACCTACCAACTCCTGTTACCAACGATTCATCAGAGAACATACCGCCAAGTGTTTCCAAAGATTTAAAACTAGTCCTCT TCTGTTGTCTAGTTATTGGATCAGTTGGGGTAGCGGCGTTCTTCTTGGCAGTGCTGTGTTGGCGCAAAAACGCATGCCTAAAAAA GACCCTGTGGGCTCAGATGGATGGCAACCACCGCGCTGTCTTCAA GTTGATGCAGCCTGCGATTGGTCAACATGCAGCTGATCAAAATGGGAGAAATAGCATGCTTGAGAGCGTGCAAGTTCAAAG TATTGATTCTCAAGCTGATGGAGAGACTCCTCAAACTCCTCAAACTCAAAGTCTGGACAACATCTACAACAATGGAACCCAGCTGTCCAAAGT TGGAGGCATAGATGTCCCTGATGGAGTCTCTGAACTGCGATCCATGCACAG GAACCTGAGAGATGACCCAGGAGGAGTGACTGACGGCAAAGAGAAAGACATTGATGA gaacAGGGACATGCAGAATGGACGGCCTCTCGTTGAGCGTGGTCCTAAAGAAGATGAGAATGAGAGAAAGCCACTGATACCAAGTCAGGG AGATTCCATCGCACGCTCTGACATGACAGGTGAAGCTGCAGCTCTGGTGGACAAGAGCTGCCCCGACCCCGACCAGGATGATGACGTGAAGTCAGCATCCAACATGAAGTAA